One stretch of Methanoregula sp. DNA includes these proteins:
- a CDS encoding acylphosphatase: MERITAVAKGRVQGVGYRHFVSNCAQATGVHGYVRNLPDGTVEMVAESSPASLADFVRLAHARGDPVIHVEDIAVTNSPATEEFHYFRVQW, encoded by the coding sequence ATGGAACGGATCACCGCCGTGGCAAAGGGACGGGTCCAGGGAGTGGGGTACCGGCATTTTGTTTCGAATTGTGCGCAGGCGACCGGTGTGCACGGGTACGTCAGGAACCTTCCTGACGGCACCGTGGAGATGGTGGCCGAGAGTTCTCCTGCCTCCCTTGCCGATTTTGTCCGCCTGGCCCATGCCCGGGGCGACCCGGTGATACATGTCGAGGATATCGCGGTCACGAACAGTCCCGCCACCGAAGAATTCCACTATTTCCGGGTTCAATGGTGA
- a CDS encoding VOC family protein, whose amino-acid sequence MANIAYFEIPADNVDRAKHFYHTLLGWKIEPTKAPLDPAKAAATQYQDITTGAAQEGTMNMGGMYKRQMTETIKNYVVVEDIDKVLAKVGKLGGKIVMPKEDIKGVGEVAIIQDTEGNGIGLWKPGMK is encoded by the coding sequence ATGGCAAACATTGCGTATTTTGAAATTCCGGCTGACAACGTCGACCGCGCAAAGCACTTCTACCACACCCTGCTCGGATGGAAGATCGAACCAACAAAAGCCCCCCTGGATCCAGCGAAGGCAGCAGCAACGCAGTACCAGGACATCACTACCGGGGCAGCACAGGAAGGCACCATGAACATGGGCGGGATGTACAAGCGACAGATGACCGAGACCATCAAAAATTACGTGGTGGTCGAAGATATCGACAAGGTACTCGCGAAGGTGGGGAAGCTCGGTGGCAAAATCGTGATGCCGAAGGAGGACATAAAAGGTGTCGGAGAGGTCGCCATCATCCAGGATACCGAAGGAAACGGCATCGGTCTCTGGAAGCCGGGGATGAAGTAG
- a CDS encoding HEPN domain-containing protein — MDKNVRKKLDGWKDKAQKQLRIADECLKRYEYSESVQASQESIELSVKTILSLLAIEFSTSHEWRPDSKQFETIAIQIKDKKIIERIEESHLYNLRLPRLLFILNFWGQFNTVAKYGYEKGDLAAARDLFIFDDEAKLALKHANECESALITLFCLPQDRLDMIVGDVLKK, encoded by the coding sequence ATGGATAAGAATGTTCGAAAAAAATTAGACGGTTGGAAAGATAAAGCACAAAAACAGTTGCGAATCGCGGATGAATGTTTAAAGCGATATGAATATTCTGAATCCGTCCAGGCATCTCAAGAGTCAATCGAATTATCGGTTAAAACCATTCTATCCTTATTAGCGATCGAATTCTCTACCAGCCACGAATGGAGACCGGATAGTAAACAATTCGAGACTATTGCAATCCAGATCAAAGATAAAAAAATAATTGAAAGAATTGAAGAGTCCCACCTATACAATCTTCGTTTGCCAAGATTGTTGTTTATTTTAAATTTCTGGGGTCAGTTCAATACCGTCGCAAAATACGGATATGAAAAAGGCGATCTTGCTGCAGCTCGGGATTTGTTTATCTTTGACGATGAAGCGAAGCTCGCACTCAAACATGCGAATGAATGTGAATCAGCACTAATTACCCTATTTTGCCTTCCCCAAGACCGGCTCGATATGATAGTGGGTGATGTACTAAAAAAATAA
- the mtrE gene encoding tetrahydromethanopterin S-methyltransferase subunit E, which produces MEHIVFGIGITALTGALATVAGSAEDTESNIGSQGDPNSQVQLAPQMGFLHRIFNKAVAGEPPAYGLWCALGAGLAWAFMAMQINAILAIVLGCVLAVFVQGVYATTAYLGRTASLAKFGQPVYVDIIKSMTTVTMAHAFIAIFCTVAICQLINGALGHPFPLPLLALIWGIALGAAGSATGNPYYGKERQYQNQKFGAGVPISASGNIVRYAEAGERNSIDNGFFTHKIGGSASGICFGLIVFLELWRTILFERIYAGWGAIAVGVLMILIFTVVDRYIEVWARKNYGPYTVPKEADA; this is translated from the coding sequence ATGGAACATATTGTATTTGGCATTGGAATTACTGCATTGACAGGAGCTCTTGCCACTGTAGCCGGTTCTGCGGAAGATACTGAATCCAACATCGGATCACAAGGTGACCCGAACTCACAGGTTCAGCTCGCACCGCAGATGGGATTCCTGCACCGCATCTTCAACAAGGCGGTCGCTGGTGAACCCCCGGCATACGGTCTCTGGTGTGCACTCGGTGCAGGCCTGGCATGGGCATTCATGGCTATGCAGATCAACGCGATCCTTGCGATCGTCCTCGGCTGTGTTCTCGCAGTCTTCGTACAGGGCGTCTACGCAACGACTGCGTACCTTGGCAGGACGGCAAGTCTCGCCAAGTTCGGTCAGCCCGTTTACGTGGACATCATCAAGTCCATGACAACGGTCACTATGGCACATGCGTTCATCGCAATTTTCTGTACCGTTGCAATCTGTCAGTTGATCAATGGTGCGCTGGGACATCCGTTCCCGCTGCCGCTGCTCGCACTGATCTGGGGTATTGCACTCGGAGCAGCAGGATCTGCGACGGGCAACCCGTACTATGGTAAGGAACGTCAGTACCAGAACCAGAAATTCGGCGCCGGTGTGCCGATCTCTGCATCAGGTAACATTGTCCGCTACGCCGAAGCAGGCGAGCGCAACTCGATTGACAACGGATTCTTCACCCACAAGATTGGGGGTTCCGCATCCGGTATCTGTTTTGGTCTGATTGTTTTCCTCGAACTCTGGCGTACCATTCTCTTCGAGAGAATCTACGCAGGCTGGGGTGCAATCGCAGTCGGTGTCCTCATGATCCTCATCTTCACGGTCGTCGACCGGTATATCGAGGTCTGGGCACGCAAGAACTACGGACCCTACACCGTACCTAAGGAGGCAGACGCATGA
- a CDS encoding SIR2 family protein → MTNEKIPFIPELPLEIKEAINNQNFVIFLGAGASSIIGCKDWEHLAENLVEKCFKTPKLGNIDSKCINFKERESLLQIKDPKKIITICKHILEKNEALKEFYYEIEKSLEPESELLEYNIYNELYGLRGLFITTNIDKHFDKKFNKSQIVCRQGSFNSNEIDRTKLYHIHGRISEPTTLILTVKEYLDRYSNDKDFRTFLKKIFSDNVILFIGYGFNEYEVLDFLVTKVEISVPEKPKNFILRPYYSWEETLLEFEKYYFEQLGVQVLAFNKDELGYLQLFPIIQKWTTEITQTSSDLYNTFDELRNAAINYDPKEESRILQLITEDSFKLEFLRQLSQSGNPIPWLRTLKDNEYFIPKIYPMNSRNFSEYLTQMSVLENIAKINSQNPTENVTDDLITIINKIIDYKDENNQRIENDWIDHYIVKIIFLLPLDLIGDNYFDYIRKCLESKYDPILISGEIKEILIPKLIENNAEHHILKILDIIFEFKKHESPGIEDYSSLIDHFYLEEIVKTDTEDIIRICGLKAVDIALQKIEKVISVDSSEFHEIWIPSIYENNREDRDDSQLIHFVWLGFSFLNPIQIRETIKELLTKKHPIFRRIGICAIDHNYAVLKDLFWDLTDNPLDEYHARFELYELLKNHCKEFSKDEINKTIQWIETKIYHEDKLSIDPKEKEMYLAHLKKEWFSAILESDDPNVKKIYMKYHKIYPREIEHPEKRTNVRYLSKTVSPITKENFVQKTNADIIQFLNNFKVEGPDWGRVSSRALCDVFKESIVENPQRFTEDLDIFVNLKRPYQYGLLIGITDAWRADKDFKWDNIFGFINTIIESDLFWNEVFHEGESNYRNWIISQIADLIDEGTRRDNHLFDLTLLPQAEKILLILVQRSNENLFEMGDLMTSVLNSSKGKIYSAMVNYSLCYARHYLKDSDARLSEPIKEEFTKRLDPKIEQSVEFSVTLGKFLANLCYLDKRWVKENFNKIFPKEDETHWKAAFTGYLSYSGTVYVKIYNLLKSNGHYSKALNTEFKDPHITEHLVQQICIGYMEGLENLDDKASLINQMINIWNSDHITELIRFLKWFNKDSTSEKKRKVIDLWRVIILKTSLDFENTENNKILSELNGWISIIDELDEESCGWLIRSAKFVKIHNFDFIEQLIRHTEKSPKYTGNIFLSMLSGGRFFEYRKEDVIRFVTLLSDKGEKDNVVRISNLYLVRGFDFLNPILKHNLDK, encoded by the coding sequence ATGACCAATGAAAAAATTCCATTTATTCCGGAACTTCCTCTAGAGATCAAAGAAGCCATAAATAATCAAAATTTTGTAATTTTTCTCGGAGCGGGAGCATCGTCAATAATTGGTTGTAAGGATTGGGAGCACCTTGCCGAAAATCTTGTTGAAAAGTGCTTTAAAACACCAAAATTAGGAAATATTGATTCAAAATGTATAAATTTTAAAGAACGGGAATCATTGCTCCAGATAAAAGATCCCAAGAAAATTATTACGATATGTAAACATATTTTGGAAAAAAATGAAGCTCTAAAAGAATTTTATTACGAAATCGAAAAATCTCTAGAACCTGAGTCGGAACTTTTAGAATACAATATCTATAATGAATTATACGGTCTTCGGGGATTGTTTATCACAACGAACATCGATAAACACTTTGACAAAAAATTTAACAAATCACAAATTGTTTGTCGACAGGGTAGTTTTAATTCCAATGAAATTGACCGAACAAAGTTATATCATATTCATGGTAGGATTTCTGAACCGACTACGCTGATCCTCACAGTAAAAGAGTATCTCGATCGTTATTCTAATGATAAAGATTTTCGAACATTTTTGAAAAAAATTTTCTCAGATAATGTGATTTTATTCATCGGTTACGGTTTTAATGAATATGAGGTATTGGATTTTTTAGTTACAAAGGTCGAAATATCAGTTCCGGAAAAGCCGAAGAACTTCATCCTTCGTCCATATTACAGTTGGGAAGAAACACTTCTCGAATTTGAGAAATACTACTTTGAACAATTGGGAGTTCAAGTTCTCGCGTTTAATAAAGATGAATTGGGATATCTCCAATTATTTCCTATAATTCAAAAATGGACAACTGAGATAACTCAAACGTCTTCAGATTTGTATAATACATTTGACGAATTAAGGAACGCCGCGATCAATTATGATCCAAAGGAAGAAAGCCGGATTCTTCAACTGATAACCGAAGACTCATTTAAACTCGAATTTTTAAGACAATTGTCACAATCTGGCAATCCTATACCGTGGTTAAGAACTCTCAAGGATAACGAGTATTTTATTCCAAAAATTTATCCAATGAACTCTCGTAATTTTAGCGAATATTTGACGCAGATGAGCGTTCTCGAAAACATAGCAAAAATAAATTCGCAGAATCCTACAGAAAATGTGACAGATGACCTCATCACCATCATCAATAAAATAATTGATTACAAAGATGAAAATAATCAAAGAATTGAAAATGATTGGATCGATCATTATATTGTAAAAATTATCTTTTTGCTTCCTCTCGATTTGATTGGAGACAATTATTTTGATTATATCAGAAAGTGTTTAGAGTCAAAGTACGATCCAATATTAATTTCTGGGGAAATCAAAGAGATATTAATTCCCAAACTGATAGAAAATAATGCAGAACATCATATTTTAAAAATCCTTGATATTATTTTCGAATTTAAGAAACATGAATCTCCGGGAATTGAGGATTACTCCTCATTGATCGATCATTTCTACCTTGAAGAAATAGTGAAAACAGATACGGAAGATATTATCCGAATTTGCGGTCTAAAAGCAGTTGATATTGCCCTTCAAAAAATTGAGAAGGTTATATCTGTCGATTCATCCGAGTTTCATGAGATATGGATTCCTTCCATTTATGAGAATAACCGGGAGGATCGTGATGATTCCCAATTAATTCATTTCGTTTGGTTAGGTTTTTCGTTTTTAAATCCTATTCAAATCCGTGAGACAATCAAAGAATTATTAACAAAAAAACATCCGATTTTCAGAAGGATCGGAATATGTGCGATAGATCACAATTATGCGGTTCTTAAGGATTTATTCTGGGATTTAACGGATAATCCCTTAGATGAATATCATGCTAGATTTGAATTATATGAACTTTTGAAAAATCACTGCAAAGAATTCTCCAAAGATGAGATTAATAAAACAATACAGTGGATTGAAACAAAAATCTATCATGAAGATAAACTTTCCATAGATCCAAAAGAAAAAGAAATGTACCTTGCCCATCTCAAGAAAGAATGGTTTTCAGCAATTTTAGAATCTGATGATCCTAATGTAAAAAAAATTTATATGAAATATCATAAAATATACCCAAGAGAGATTGAGCATCCTGAAAAAAGGACTAATGTACGTTATTTGTCCAAAACAGTGAGTCCAATTACAAAAGAAAATTTCGTGCAAAAAACAAATGCTGATATTATTCAATTTCTCAATAATTTTAAAGTGGAAGGTCCTGATTGGGGCAGAGTATCATCACGAGCATTATGTGACGTTTTTAAAGAGTCTATCGTTGAAAATCCACAACGTTTTACTGAGGATTTAGATATTTTTGTAAATTTGAAAAGACCATATCAATATGGATTATTAATTGGGATCACGGATGCATGGCGTGCTGATAAAGATTTCAAATGGGATAATATCTTTGGATTTATCAACACAATCATCGAGTCCGATTTGTTTTGGAATGAAGTTTTCCACGAGGGAGAGTCAAATTACAGGAATTGGATTATTTCTCAAATCGCAGATCTAATTGATGAAGGAACGAGACGGGATAACCATCTATTTGATTTAACGCTTTTACCTCAGGCAGAAAAAATTTTATTAATTCTTGTTCAACGTTCAAACGAAAATCTTTTCGAAATGGGAGATCTTATGACTTCTGTTTTGAATTCCTCCAAAGGAAAGATCTATTCTGCGATGGTTAACTATTCCCTCTGTTATGCACGTCACTATCTCAAAGATTCGGACGCAAGACTGAGTGAACCAATAAAAGAAGAATTCACTAAACGATTAGACCCGAAAATCGAACAATCAGTAGAATTTTCAGTGACACTCGGAAAATTTTTAGCAAATCTCTGTTATCTTGATAAACGATGGGTAAAAGAGAATTTTAACAAAATTTTTCCAAAAGAGGATGAGACCCATTGGAAAGCTGCATTCACGGGATACTTATCCTATTCTGGAACGGTATATGTAAAAATATACAATCTGCTTAAATCAAATGGGCATTACTCAAAAGCATTGAATACCGAATTTAAAGATCCTCATATCACCGAACATCTTGTACAGCAGATTTGTATCGGATACATGGAAGGTCTCGAAAATTTAGATGATAAAGCCAGTCTCATCAATCAAATGATAAATATTTGGAATTCGGATCACATCACGGAACTTATCCGGTTTTTGAAGTGGTTCAACAAAGATTCTACATCAGAGAAAAAACGAAAAGTGATTGATCTCTGGCGAGTCATTATCTTAAAAACTTCTTTAGATTTTGAAAATACTGAAAATAACAAAATTTTATCTGAATTAAATGGATGGATTTCAATTATCGATGAGCTTGACGAAGAATCGTGTGGATGGTTGATACGTTCTGCAAAGTTTGTAAAGATTCATAATTTCGATTTTATCGAACAATTAATACGACACACAGAGAAAAGTCCGAAATATACAGGTAACATTTTTCTCTCGATGTTAAGCGGGGGTCGATTTTTCGAATACCGAAAGGAAGACGTTATCCGTTTTGTGACACTTCTTTCCGATAAAGGTGAGAAGGATAATGTTGTCAGAATTTCCAATCTTTATTTAGTGAGGGGGTTTGATTTCCTCAACCCCATTTTAAAACATAATTTAGATAAATAA
- a CDS encoding nuclease-related domain-containing protein — protein sequence MAKIHGISGSTRYVLKGIKPINGKQLATFEEINHFYTNYDTVLAGINEHAGKRQDKLVADLHAKELQLDQQIKDGIAQKTIEVNQRILEINKKIDASQNFFLRTIHIAQFWGASYLSSYRINRPFYEDLSKLEQIRYHRKYSIANREQIIQNERMNVIHNHKFLKENETFLIGARGEEQVVNVLTGLPDEYHVLNDINLVFNKYIYWRERKEHIKTCQIDHLVVGPTGIFLLETKNWKISDIGTKFDDLKHQVRRAGYALWYFMKDDYWRKMPKVRSVVVSMHGSLPDQRIDKYIDVISPHRLCDYIADRERILSEDAIHKLIRIIPCRETN from the coding sequence ATGGCCAAGATCCACGGGATTTCCGGCAGCACCCGTTACGTGCTGAAGGGAATTAAACCCATAAATGGGAAACAACTGGCGACTTTTGAAGAGATCAATCACTTCTATACTAATTACGATACGGTCCTTGCCGGAATTAATGAGCATGCCGGGAAGAGGCAGGACAAACTGGTAGCCGATCTCCATGCCAAGGAGTTACAGCTTGATCAGCAGATAAAGGACGGAATTGCTCAAAAGACAATCGAAGTCAACCAACGCATTCTTGAGATTAACAAGAAAATCGATGCAAGCCAGAACTTTTTCCTGAGAACTATTCACATCGCGCAATTCTGGGGGGCCAGTTATTTGAGTTCGTACAGAATTAATCGTCCCTTTTATGAGGATTTGAGTAAACTGGAACAAATCCGGTATCACCGGAAATATTCAATCGCCAATAGAGAGCAGATAATCCAGAACGAGCGCATGAACGTTATACATAACCACAAATTCCTGAAAGAAAATGAGACATTCCTTATCGGTGCAAGGGGCGAAGAGCAGGTGGTGAATGTCTTAACCGGGTTGCCCGATGAATACCATGTACTGAACGATATCAACCTTGTTTTCAACAAATACATTTACTGGCGGGAAAGAAAGGAGCACATTAAAACCTGCCAGATTGATCATCTTGTCGTAGGGCCGACGGGAATCTTCTTACTGGAAACCAAGAACTGGAAAATTTCGGATATCGGTACCAAATTTGATGATCTGAAACACCAGGTAAGAAGGGCCGGCTACGCACTCTGGTATTTCATGAAAGATGACTATTGGAGAAAAATGCCAAAAGTCCGTAGTGTGGTCGTCTCTATGCATGGTTCTCTGCCCGATCAGAGAATTGACAAATATATCGATGTGATCTCACCTCACCGGTTATGTGACTACATCGCTGACAGAGAACGGATACTTTCTGAAGATGCAATCCATAAACTAATTCGCATTATTCCCTGCCGCGAAACGAATTAA
- a CDS encoding L-lactate permease yields the protein MVCRMDLVFLFFLAVLPILVIFSGLVFLRQSGTLMGIAGWLLTVVIAILFFQTSPAVALYASWNGVLSSFGISLMVLLTILQVTMMDVTGAITRITAYIRSIAAERYEQIMILNVGFGSFLVSIGATPVTMLPPIMLALGFSPVAAVALPCLGYDPLTSFSLLAVPITLPAAVFNLDAKALGINIALFLPVMSTGIALGMLWVADGIDGVKKGFPTAVAAGLTLGISAIVFVNVLPVSAIGLVGVFSGLVTIAVLFLLRACRRKVPSTSPALPVEAVPATPGSGMPLWKAAFPWLLLVFFAIVISIPLIQGGLYNILGSAQKVPVVANKFVDLKLLNQAYFWVLISTILSAPLLIRTRGEARTILRVWLTRAWSPTLAAMVFFAIAYVMDWSGQSVVNNTLMFVEGAGAYNMNAVIGISLALFFGVTFPVISPTLGLLGAFISGSEASSNVMFYGILKTSTDVLSLDFLQVYAAHAVAGGVASGIAVAKIINAAAVIDKLGIEGEVIRKVAPVVICLTLVIGLMLVLMLVFR from the coding sequence ATGGTATGTCGCATGGATCTCGTGTTCCTGTTTTTCCTCGCAGTCCTGCCAATCCTCGTCATATTTTCCGGACTTGTCTTCCTGCGTCAGTCCGGGACGCTGATGGGGATTGCCGGGTGGCTGCTGACGGTTGTTATTGCGATTCTTTTCTTCCAGACATCTCCCGCTGTCGCACTCTATGCATCCTGGAATGGCGTGCTCTCCTCGTTTGGCATATCGCTGATGGTGCTGTTGACCATCCTGCAGGTGACGATGATGGACGTAACGGGGGCTATCACCCGCATCACTGCGTATATCCGGTCGATTGCTGCCGAGCGCTACGAGCAGATCATGATCCTGAACGTGGGCTTCGGTTCGTTCCTCGTCTCCATTGGTGCAACACCGGTCACCATGCTCCCGCCCATCATGCTGGCTCTTGGTTTCTCTCCCGTAGCGGCAGTGGCCCTTCCCTGCCTTGGCTATGATCCCCTCACTTCGTTCTCGCTCCTTGCCGTCCCGATCACGCTGCCGGCAGCGGTGTTCAATCTCGATGCCAAGGCCCTTGGTATCAACATCGCGCTTTTCCTCCCGGTCATGTCGACCGGCATCGCCCTCGGCATGCTCTGGGTTGCTGACGGGATTGACGGGGTGAAAAAAGGGTTTCCTACGGCAGTTGCCGCAGGGCTCACGCTGGGGATATCCGCAATTGTATTTGTTAATGTCCTGCCCGTATCGGCTATCGGTCTCGTGGGGGTCTTCTCCGGTCTTGTCACGATTGCCGTGCTCTTTCTTCTTCGGGCCTGCCGGAGAAAGGTACCCTCAACCAGTCCGGCCTTGCCCGTGGAGGCTGTCCCGGCAACACCCGGCTCCGGTATGCCGCTCTGGAAAGCCGCGTTTCCCTGGCTCCTGCTCGTCTTCTTTGCGATTGTCATCAGCATCCCTCTCATCCAGGGCGGGCTGTATAATATCCTCGGGAGCGCACAGAAGGTCCCCGTGGTGGCAAACAAGTTCGTGGATTTAAAACTCCTCAACCAGGCCTATTTCTGGGTGCTGATCAGCACCATCCTGTCTGCCCCCCTGCTCATAAGGACGCGGGGCGAGGCGCGAACCATCCTCCGGGTCTGGCTGACCCGTGCCTGGAGCCCGACGCTCGCGGCGATGGTCTTCTTTGCCATTGCCTATGTCATGGACTGGTCTGGCCAGTCGGTGGTAAACAACACGCTGATGTTTGTTGAAGGGGCCGGCGCTTACAACATGAACGCGGTTATCGGCATCTCGCTTGCTCTCTTCTTCGGCGTGACGTTCCCGGTGATCAGCCCGACGCTGGGGTTGCTGGGGGCATTCATCTCCGGCAGCGAAGCGTCGTCGAACGTGATGTTTTACGGGATCCTGAAAACGTCGACCGATGTCCTCTCCCTTGATTTCCTGCAGGTCTATGCAGCCCATGCCGTTGCCGGCGGCGTTGCTTCCGGTATCGCGGTGGCCAAGATCATCAATGCCGCTGCCGTTATCGACAAGCTCGGTATAGAAGGCGAGGTCATAAGGAAGGTTGCACCGGTTGTCATCTGCCTGACGCTTGTCATCGGGCTGATGCTCGTCCTTATGCTGGTGTTCCGGTAA
- a CDS encoding GlpM family protein, translated as MDYLYTFLKFIVGGSVLVGVTYLADQVDPRYGGILAAAPIITTITFLFAYSESGRETTRQLIISMFWFMIPTFLFVLALWFLMNRFGLIPSIGGAYGIWLGALLVVNRVVVGA; from the coding sequence ATGGATTATCTCTACACCTTCCTGAAGTTCATAGTCGGGGGCAGTGTCCTTGTCGGGGTGACCTATCTTGCCGACCAGGTGGATCCCCGGTATGGCGGTATCCTTGCAGCAGCGCCGATCATCACGACGATTACCTTCCTGTTCGCGTATTCCGAGAGCGGCCGCGAGACGACCCGCCAGCTGATCATCTCGATGTTCTGGTTCATGATCCCCACCTTCCTGTTCGTGCTGGCGCTCTGGTTCCTGATGAACCGGTTCGGCCTCATCCCCAGTATCGGCGGGGCATACGGGATCTGGCTCGGGGCACTGCTGGTTGTGAACCGGGTTGTTGTGGGGGCTTAA